A single region of the Bacillota bacterium genome encodes:
- the hypF gene encoding carbamoyltransferase HypF, with protein sequence MPNRQETDSPTGSREAVLQRWQVTVRGTVQGVGFRPFVWRLATSLGLRGWVANAGVGVVIEAEGPLGALDSFVRALRSHPPLLARVEEVEVQPLPGLADPPEGGFYILASQGGAPAQVMIPPDLATCPDCRREIGDPADRHYRYPFTNCTRCGPRFTVVTGLPYDRARTTLASFPMCEHCRHEYEDPGDRRFHAQPTACPLCGPRAWVVDAAGRELPGPWDRVTRELLRAGYVVAVKGMGGYHLACDATSEEAVARLRERKRRPARPFAVMFPDLETVRVHCLLSPLEEELLTSPQAPIVILPRRSEAGALASSVAPGLDTVGAMLPYTPLHILLLEGSPPLVMTSGNRSGLPIAKNEEEALTQLGDIADYFLVHNRPIFRRCDDSVVRVMPSWGPSCPGGYVQLVRRSRGYVPAAISLPLPPGAPSELPVVAALGAEMKNVVCLTRGNQAYLSQHLGEMDTVEGVENLREALGQMASLLGVEPAVLAHDMHPTFSLTGPAQQFPPERRVSVQHHHAHLASVLADAQVPGPVLGLVADGVGYGTDGQVWGMEVLVGSLGGFRRAAHLAYVPLPGGEGAIRNPLRMAVSYLRHSLGDEGLELARQLFAGHEREVTATWHLCARTGLLCSSAGRLFDAVSALLGICHRNTYEGQAAIELEEEAWRALAGRSPDALLAETVPSRLCQSGGEGSFRDREGDLSWRWERSGEVWVVDPGPLVTALGREILAAGKDQGARRRLALRFHLEVADMMVRLACLVAREEGLDTVALSGGTFQNGLLVPLVAAGLERAGLRCLLPRQVPANDGGIALGQAAVAVWKLAGGEEFVPGRAGAGAGSGR encoded by the coding sequence ATACCGAACCGTCAGGAAACTGATTCCCCAACCGGCAGCAGGGAGGCGGTACTCCAGCGCTGGCAGGTTACCGTCCGGGGGACGGTCCAGGGTGTAGGTTTTCGCCCGTTTGTCTGGCGCCTGGCCACGTCTCTGGGGTTGCGGGGCTGGGTGGCCAATGCAGGGGTGGGAGTGGTCATCGAGGCGGAGGGGCCGCTCGGGGCCCTGGACAGTTTCGTGCGGGCGCTGCGTTCTCATCCGCCCCTCCTGGCCCGGGTGGAAGAAGTGGAAGTACAGCCGTTGCCCGGGCTTGCCGATCCCCCCGAGGGGGGATTCTATATCCTGGCCAGCCAGGGAGGAGCACCCGCCCAGGTGATGATACCGCCCGATCTGGCCACCTGCCCCGATTGCCGGCGGGAGATAGGCGATCCTGCGGACCGTCACTACCGGTATCCCTTCACCAACTGTACTCGCTGCGGTCCCAGGTTCACGGTGGTGACGGGCCTGCCCTACGATCGCGCCCGCACCACGCTGGCCTCTTTTCCCATGTGCGAACACTGCCGCCACGAATACGAAGATCCCGGGGATCGGCGTTTCCACGCCCAGCCCACCGCCTGCCCGTTGTGCGGGCCGCGGGCCTGGGTGGTAGATGCTGCAGGGCGCGAACTTCCCGGCCCCTGGGACCGGGTCACCCGCGAGTTGCTCCGGGCCGGGTACGTCGTGGCCGTCAAGGGCATGGGCGGCTACCACCTGGCCTGCGATGCTACATCCGAAGAGGCGGTGGCCCGGCTGCGGGAACGCAAGAGGAGGCCAGCTCGGCCCTTTGCCGTCATGTTCCCCGACCTGGAAACGGTGCGTGTTCATTGCCTCCTGTCCCCCCTGGAAGAGGAACTGCTCACCTCGCCTCAGGCCCCCATCGTCATCCTCCCCCGGCGGTCGGAAGCGGGAGCTCTGGCGTCTTCGGTGGCTCCGGGGCTGGATACCGTGGGGGCCATGTTACCCTATACCCCTCTGCACATCCTCCTGCTGGAAGGGTCACCGCCCCTGGTGATGACCAGCGGCAACCGCAGCGGCCTGCCCATCGCAAAGAACGAAGAAGAGGCGCTGACCCAACTGGGAGACATAGCTGATTACTTCCTCGTCCATAACCGCCCCATTTTCCGGCGCTGCGATGATTCGGTGGTGCGGGTGATGCCATCCTGGGGGCCATCGTGCCCCGGGGGATACGTGCAACTCGTCCGCCGCTCGCGCGGGTATGTCCCTGCGGCCATTTCTCTGCCCCTGCCTCCTGGTGCCCCCTCGGAGTTACCGGTGGTGGCAGCCCTGGGGGCAGAGATGAAGAACGTGGTGTGCCTGACCAGGGGGAACCAGGCTTACCTCAGCCAGCACCTGGGGGAGATGGACACGGTGGAAGGGGTGGAGAACCTGCGGGAAGCCCTTGGGCAGATGGCTTCCTTGCTGGGGGTGGAGCCCGCAGTGCTGGCCCACGACATGCACCCTACCTTCTCTCTGACCGGCCCGGCGCAGCAGTTCCCCCCCGAACGGCGGGTCAGCGTTCAGCATCACCACGCCCACCTGGCCTCTGTCCTGGCCGATGCCCAGGTGCCCGGCCCCGTGCTGGGCCTGGTGGCCGACGGGGTGGGATACGGGACTGACGGTCAAGTGTGGGGGATGGAGGTGCTGGTGGGATCGCTGGGAGGGTTCCGGCGGGCGGCTCATCTGGCCTACGTGCCGCTCCCCGGCGGCGAGGGGGCGATCCGCAACCCCCTGCGCATGGCGGTTAGCTACCTGCGTCACTCGCTGGGCGACGAAGGCCTGGAACTGGCCCGGCAACTTTTCGCGGGCCACGAACGGGAAGTCACCGCCACCTGGCACCTGTGTGCGCGGACGGGCCTGCTCTGCTCCAGCGCGGGCCGCCTGTTCGATGCAGTATCCGCCCTGCTGGGGATATGTCACCGCAATACCTACGAGGGCCAGGCGGCCATCGAATTGGAGGAGGAAGCGTGGCGGGCGCTTGCCGGGCGTTCGCCTGACGCGCTGCTGGCGGAGACCGTCCCGTCCCGGCTCTGCCAATCCGGCGGCGAGGGTTCCTTCCGGGACCGGGAGGGGGACTTGTCCTGGCGGTGGGAGCGCTCGGGGGAAGTATGGGTGGTGGATCCCGGGCCCCTGGTGACCGCCCTGGGACGGGAGATTCTGGCCGCGGGGAAGGATCAGGGGGCGCGGCGGCGCCTCGCCCTGCGCTTTCACCTGGAGGTAGCCGATATGATGGTCCGCCTGGCGTGCCTGGTGGCGCGGGAGGAAGGCCTGGACACGGTGGCCCTGTCGGGGGGCACCTTCCAGAACGGCCTGCTGGTCCCTTTGGTGGCGGCAGGGCTCGAGCGGGCGGGTCTGCGCTGTCTCCTTCCCCGGCAGGTACCTGCCAACGACGGGGGGATTGCCCTGGGGCAGGCGGCGGTGGCGGTCTGGAAGCTGGCGGGGGGTGAGGAGTTTGTGCCTGGCCGTGCCGGTGCAGGTGCTGGCTCGGGACGGTGA
- a CDS encoding HypC/HybG/HupF family hydrogenase formation chaperone has translation MPVQVLARDGDWGEVQSGGTRLRVALHFVPGAQAGDWVLVHAGVAIAVLDEKEARESLALLGELSAGDGR, from the coding sequence GTGCCGGTGCAGGTGCTGGCTCGGGACGGTGACTGGGGAGAGGTGCAGAGTGGCGGGACCCGCCTGCGGGTGGCGCTGCACTTCGTCCCCGGGGCCCAAGCGGGGGACTGGGTGCTGGTGCACGCGGGGGTGGCCATCGCCGTTCTGGACGAGAAAGAGGCGCGGGAAAGCCTGGCCCTCCTTGGGGAGTTGAGTGCCGGCGATGGTCGT